Genomic DNA from Burkholderia plantarii:
GCGCGGCCCGCCGAAAAACACGATGACCGCGCTCGCGAGCGCAAGCGTGGCAGGCGATGGCGAAACACGCGCATCGCACGGGCAGACGCGCCGGCGGAAACGAAATGATCCCGCTCGCGGATGCATGCCGGCGGGCACGACACGAACATGACGCCCGCATCGACGATCGACACGACGGCCGCAGCCGAAACGGCGATCCGCCGGCGCGTCAGCGGTGCAAATGCGCGTCGACGAGCGGCGCGAGCGCGGCCGCGTGCGCGTTCGCGAGATCATGGCGCCCGCCGCGCACCACATGCAGCCGCGCATCGGGCAGCGTGCCGAGCAGCCGCTCGCCGACCGCTGGCGGGCTGAACGGATCGTCGTCGCCCCAGATCAGCAAGGTCGGCTGCGTGACGCCGGGCAGCCGGTCGGTCAGGTCGCCGCGATAGGCGACGAACCAGTCGGGCAGCGACGCGCCGGCCGCCCGGAACGCGGTACGCCAGTCCTCGGCGCCGAGCCCCTCGACGTCGACGCCGCCCGAGGTCACGCACAGCACCAGATGCGTGACGAGTTCGGGGCGCGCCAGCGCGGCGCGTATCGCGAGCACGCCGCCCATCGATTGCGCGATCAGCGCGCTCGGCCGGTCCAGGTGCGCCAGCACCCGGTCGAGCAGATCGTCGAGGTCGCGCAGCGACGGATCGGGCGGCTCGGCGCCGAAGCCGGGATACGCGATGACCTCGCGCTCGGCGCCGTGTTCGAGACGTTGCGCGAGCGGCTGCCAGAACGCGGTATCGCCCGATGCGCCGGGCAGGAACAGCAGCCGGGACGGATGCGGCATGAAGAAGGCTCCTTGAAGAGGCGACGGCGGCACGGCGTGGCCCGGCGCGTCGGTCCGGGACAGCACTCTCAGGCCGCAATCATGACAGCAGATGGCGCATCGCGACAGCCCATACGACAGCTGACGCAGCAACCGGGGCCACGGCATGCCCGCCGCCAGATCGAGCGGCAGGCGCCACGCCAAACGCGGCGGCAACCCTCTCGCCGCCGGGTATCATCATGCTTTACCCGCCCCGCCCTCATGCTCGCGCTCAAGCTCACGCTGGTCCCGTTGTTCCTGCTCGTGGTCTCGATGTCGGGCTCGTGGTGGGGGCCGTCGATCGCGGGCTGGCTCGCCGGGCTGCCGGTGGTGGCCGGGCCGATCCTGTTCCTGCTGGTACTCGACCATGGCCCCGCGTTCGGCGCGCAGGCGGCCGTGCTGTCGCTGGCCGCGATCCTCGCCTCCGAAGCCTTCAATTTCGCCTACGCCTGGGCCTGCCGCACCCGCCGCTGGCCGGTGGCGCTCGCCGCCGCGCTGGCGACCTGGCTCGCGGCCGCGCTGCTGCTCGCGCGGCTGCCCGGCTCGCCGCTGCTGGCGGTGAGCGTGGCAATCGCGGCCGTGGCGTTCGGCCAGCGCTTCCTGCCGCGCGCGTCGCATGGCGCCGCCAGCCTGCCGCTCACGCGCCGCGACCTGGCCGGCCGGATGGTCGCCGGCGCGCTGCTGACACTGGCCGTGACCGCCCTCGCGGGCCGCGCCGGCCCCGCATGGAGCGGGCTGCTGGCCGTGTTCCCGCTGCTCGGCAGCGTGCTGGCGGTGTCCTCGCACCGCGCGCACGGCAGCGACTTCGCGATCGCGCTGCTGCGCGGCATGGTGCTCGGCCGCTTCTCGTTCCTCGGCTTCTGCCTCGTGCTCGCGTTCACGCTCGGCCACGTCTCGACGGCGCTCGCGTTCGCGCTGGCCGCCGCCGTCGCGATGACCGTGCAGTGGACCACGCGCCGCGTCGCGCGGGCGGCCGCGCGGCGCGTGGCGGCCGGTGCATCGATGCCGCCGCGATAACGCGGCACGCCCGGCCGGCACGGCGCCGCGCGAGCCGCGGATGCCGGCGCGGACCAACGGCCGGGCCGGCCCGCGCACGATTCACGAACCCATGCAGCGAAGCGAACGGAACCCTGTTCGCCTGCCTCGTCCCCTCCTTTGCTTCACGCCGATTCGAAAAAGCACCGCACGCCCCACGCGCAAAGCACATCACGCCCACGCTGATAATCAAAGCGCAAATCGATGGTTTCGCTGGCGCGGGCAGGCCGATTAGATTGCTGCTGATCCGGTCGGCCAGCCGCCGGCCCCGCCGTTTTTCCGATTCCTTCCGCGCCTCGATGATCACT
This window encodes:
- a CDS encoding alpha/beta fold hydrolase; protein product: MPHPSRLLFLPGASGDTAFWQPLAQRLEHGAEREVIAYPGFGAEPPDPSLRDLDDLLDRVLAHLDRPSALIAQSMGGVLAIRAALARPELVTHLVLCVTSGGVDVEGLGAEDWRTAFRAAGASLPDWFVAYRGDLTDRLPGVTQPTLLIWGDDDPFSPPAVGERLLGTLPDARLHVVRGGRHDLANAHAAALAPLVDAHLHR